The Antarcticibacterium sp. 1MA-6-2 genome has a window encoding:
- a CDS encoding MAE_28990/MAE_18760 family HEPN-like nuclease — MKGFIKEILADIDWRTSELATLKTIPIRYSFSPDHKDLHIKYAIPAIYSIWEGFVKNCFTIYSNHLNTLSLNRSNISYALLTHHIDSECEFNNPRVNFEKKVKLVQSLDILFQENITLKPQIPTESNVNLKVLNRILERYCISEVDNKYNNGLNKLLLFRNKIAHGENSIIVNMTHLTEFVSLVENLMLDIVIGVESCEKEETYKK, encoded by the coding sequence ATGAAAGGATTTATAAAAGAAATACTGGCAGATATTGATTGGAGAACCTCGGAATTGGCTACTCTTAAAACTATTCCTATAAGGTATAGCTTTAGCCCGGATCATAAAGATTTACATATTAAATATGCTATTCCAGCTATTTACTCAATATGGGAAGGTTTTGTAAAGAATTGTTTTACGATTTATTCCAACCATCTCAATACCCTCTCATTAAATCGATCTAATATTTCCTATGCGTTACTTACTCACCATATTGATTCGGAATGTGAATTCAATAATCCTAGGGTAAATTTTGAAAAAAAAGTGAAGCTTGTCCAATCATTAGACATTTTGTTTCAGGAGAATATTACACTAAAGCCTCAAATACCAACAGAATCAAATGTCAATCTGAAGGTTTTGAATCGAATATTAGAACGATATTGCATTTCAGAAGTTGACAATAAATATAATAATGGCTTAAATAAGCTTCTACTCTTCAGAAATAAAATAGCCCATGGTGAAAATTCCATTATAGTGAATATGACTCACCTAACAGAATTTGTCTCTCTAGTGGAAAATTTAATGCTG